Proteins from one Pongo abelii isolate AG06213 chromosome 19, NHGRI_mPonAbe1-v2.0_pri, whole genome shotgun sequence genomic window:
- the LOC100439237 gene encoding 10 kDa heat shock protein, mitochondrial, with product MAGQAFRKFLPLFDRVLVERSAAETVTKGGIMLPEKSQGKVLQATVVAVGSGSKGKGGEIQPVSVKVGDKVLLPEYGGTKVVLDDKDYFLFRDGDILGKYVD from the coding sequence ATGGCAGGACAAGCGTTTAGAAAGTTTCTTCCACTCTTTGACCGAGTATTGGTTGAAAGGAGTGCTGCTGAAACTGTAACCAAAGGAGGCATTATGCTTCCAGAAAAATCTCAAGGAAAAGTATTGCAAGCAACAGTAGTCGCTGTTGGATCGGGTTCCAAAGGAAAGGGTGGAGAGATCCAACCAGTTAGCGTGAAAGTTGGAGATAAAGTTCTTCTCCCAGAATATGGAGGCACCAAAGTAGTTCTAGATGACAAGGATTATTTCCTATTTAGAGATGGTGACATTCTTGGAAAGTACGTAGACTGA